The stretch of DNA GATTGCTCTCTTCTCAATAGCTCCTAACAAAAGTCCTGGGCAAGATGTGTTTTCAGCTCCATTTTTCAAAACTAATTGGGATATCATTAAATTTCTGCAAGGCTGTTAAGGGCTTCTTCCAAACATACCATATGTCTAAGCAAACTAATACAACTTTGCTTGCCCTTATTCCCAAGAAACCTGTGGTGGCAACTGTCATGGATTATATACCCATAGCTTATTGCACAGTATTTTACAAAACTGTCAGCAAGATATTATATTCCAGGCTTAAACCTTTTTTGCCTGATATTGTGGGTAAGGAGCAGGGGGCGTTTGTTAAAGGGAGAAGTATATTTGAGAATATAATGCTGACCCAATCTCTGGTCAAGGGCTATACTCAACAGGGTGTTTCACCTAGATGATTAATCAAGGTAGACATAAGGAAAGCATTTGACTCTCTTTAATGGGACTTTATTGATAAGATGTTGCAGCATTTTCACTTCCCTGCGAAATTTAGGAAGTGGATCAAGGGATGTATTACTTCTACCTGGTTCAGTTTAAAGGTGAATGGTGATCATGTAGGTTTTTTCAAAGGAGCCAGTGGACTCAGACAAGGAGATCCCCTATCTCCTTTTCTGTTTGTCATGAGTATGGAAATATTATCATGCATTTTAAGGGGCATACATAAGCTGTACCAGGTCTCTTACCATCCTAAGTGTGGTAGGATAGGTTTGAATGATATGATCTTTGCTGATGATTTGATGCTATTTGTCAGGGGTGATGTTCCTTCAGTCAGAGCTATTACCTCCTCTTTGGACTCCTTTGCTAAAATGTCTGGATTAATTGCTAACCCTGATAAAACTAATATCTATATGGGAGGTATAAGGGAGAATATTAAGCAGGAAATATTGAATGCTACTGGTTATAGAGAAGGAGATTTTTCATTCAGATACCTTGGAGTTCCTCTAAATGAAGGAAGGCTAAACAAACCCATGTTTACTGATCTCCTAACCAAGGTTCAGGGGGCTCTTAATTATTGGACTACTTATAAACTATCTTATGCAGGGAAAATTAGCCTCATAAACTCTGTTATCTTTGGTTTGGAGCAATTCTGGTGCTCAACATTATTTCTACCAAAGGGTGTACTCAGATTAATTAACAAATTCTGCAAAAATTTTCTTTGGAATTCTGAAGAAGGGCAAAGGAAACTGATAATGAAAAGTTAGGGTTCTTGTTGCTCTCCCTACCAGGAAGGAGCATTTAATATAAAAGAGATTCTGTCCTAGAATAAATGTGTTA from Silene latifolia isolate original U9 population chromosome 10, ASM4854445v1, whole genome shotgun sequence encodes:
- the LOC141607796 gene encoding uncharacterized protein LOC141607796; the encoded protein is MSKQTNTTLLALIPKKPVVATVMDYIPIAYCTVFYKTVSKILYSRLKPFLPDIVGKEQGAFVKGRSIFENIMLTQSLHFHFPAKFRKWIKGCITSTWFSLKVNGDHVGFFKGASGLRQGDPLSPFLGDVPSVRAITSSLDSFAKMSGLIANPDKTNIYMGGIRENIKQEILNATGYREGDFSFRYLGVPLNEGRLNKPMFTDLLTKVQGALNYWTTYKLSYAGKISLINSVIFGLEQFWGISGLCKRKAHIQSVGGAYCRQRGNNLSWTKAAWNRDLLPKHSFFLVMAMQRKLATIDQLNIRGLYMRQVLTWLNVHNRTVKLSKEMHWIAGRRACKHWKAIWYSSCL